The nucleotide sequence ATTGTCGTTGGTTATTTTCTCTTGTAAAAATCAAGGAGAAATGAGCGTTGAAGAAGCAAAACAGGCAACTGTAGATTCAATGAAAATTGCTATTGAAAAGCAAAGAGTGATTGATTCCATGCAAATTGAAATGAATAAAGTTAAAGCTGAGAAAGAAGTTATTGTAGTTAAACAGCCTACGGCTACAACTACTGTTACCGAACGAAAAAAAATGAGTGGAGCCGCTAAAGGAGCCTTAATTGGGGCAGGTGTTGGAGCTGTAACAGGAGCAGCTATTAGTGATAAAAAAGGAGAAGGTGCTATAATAGGAGGTCTGGCTGGTGCTGGTGTTGGTGCTGGTACAGGAGCTATTATCGATGAAAGTAAAAAGAAGTAAAGTTTTTTAACTGATTTTATTAAGAGTGTTTAAGTCTTGTTTTGAGATTTAAACACTTTTTGCTTTTAAAATTGATGATTATTTCGCAATTTAGAATTGGATAATAGTGAAAATGTGAAAATCGAAACAAAAATTCTTAATTAAACTTTATAAAAACAAGACATTTGTAAACCCTTCAAAATTAAAAATTGTAATTTTGCTTAACTTTTAATTAAAATAATGCAAACTCCCAAAAAGATAGCTATTGTAGGTTCGGGTTTAGTAGGTTCCTTACTAGCTATTTACTTACGTAAAGCCGGTCATATTATACACGTCTACGACCGAAGTCCTGACATTAGACAAATAGAATTTTCAGGTCGATCTATTAATCTAGCGATGTCTAATCGTGGCTGGAAAGCTTTAGATGGTGTGGGAGTAGGAGATGCGGTTCGTGAGATAGCTTTGCCTATGGATAAAAGGGCTATTCACTTGGTCGACAAACTTAATTTTCAAAATTACGGACAAGAAGGAGAAGCAATCTATTCAATTTCTAGAGGAATATTGAATCGTAAGATGATTGATTTGGCAGAAGAAGCCGGTGCGGAATTTTTCTTTGAACAAAAAATTTGGGATGTTACTTTAAAAGAAGCCACTTTACATGTAGGTGAAACAGAAAGAGGTATTTGGGACGAACTTAAATATGATGTCGTTTTTGGTGCTGATGGTGCTTTTTCAAGAATTCGTCATCGTATGCAACGCCAAAGTATGTTCAACTATTCACAAGAATTTTTGAATTTGGGGTATAAAGAATTGAATATTCCAGCTAATCCAGATGGTTCTCATAAGTTAGATAGTACTTCGTTTCATATTTGGCCACGTGGTGATTATATGTTGATTGCTTTGCCAAATCTAGATGGAAGCTTTACTTGTACCCTTTTTATGCCTTTTGAGGGAGAGAATTCTTTTGATTTGCTTAAAGATAAAAAAGATGTAGCTGAATTTTTTGCTAAGAATTTCCCTGATTCTATTGAAGTGATACCTAAGTTAACAGAAGATTTTTTCAAAAACCCAACAAGTACATTAGTAACAATGAAATGTTTTCCTTGGACTTATGGTGATAAAGTGGCTCTAATTGGTGATGCTTGTCATGCTATTGTTCCTTTTTATGGGCAAGGGATGAATGCGGGATTTGAGGATATTACAGTTCTGTATGAAATAATTGAAAAATATGGTGATGACTGGGAAATGATTTTTTCTGAATATCAAAATATTAGAAAACCAGATGCCGATGCTATAGCTGAATTGTCTTATCGCAATTTTATTGAGATGGGTACCAAAACCGCTGACGAAAAATTTCTTTTACAGAAAAAAATAGAAAAACGTTTCTCAGATAAATATCCAGAAAAATGGGTGCCTCTTTATAGTAGGGTTACTTTTAGTGATAGGCCTTATACTGAAGCTCTTGCAATTGGAGATAGGCAAGATGAGATAATGAAAAAAATTCTCGAAATGAAAGATATCGAAAAGCTCTGGGATAGTGAGTTGGTAGAGAATAAGATTTTAGAATTAATGGAAGAATTGTAAAATTCAATAATAAACAAAAAGACCGATATGTTTTGAAAGAAGATATCGGTCTTTTGTTTGGATAGAAAATTTTATTTTTTCATTACTTTAGATAAAACACCAAAAAAGCCCCTTATAAAAGTAGCGCTGGTTAAGACTTTTAAAACAGATTTCCCTACGACTTCAGTAGTACTTGGGCCAGCTGATGTTTTTCTTTTAACAACTTTAGTTTCGGCCTCTTTTTGTGCCTGTTGTTCAGCTTCCTTTTCAATCGCTGTGATTTTTTTATTTAGTAATTCATACGCGCTTTCTCTGTCAATGAGTTCGCTGTATTTTCTAACCAGTTTTGACTGATTGTTTATTTCTTGGATTTCGCTTTCAGTTAAAATGTCCATTCTGCTCATTGGAGCTCTTAGCATAGTAGCAACTAGTGGGGTGGGAATTCCTTTTTCGTTTAGTGCAGTCACCAATGCTTCTCCAATCCCTAAACTCGTTAATACTTCACTAGTATCGTAAAATTCTGAACTAGGATAGTTGTCAGCAGTTTGTTTAATTGCTTTTCTGTCATTTGCTGTAAAAGCTCTTAAAGCATGTTGAATTTTTAGTCCTAACTGCGCTAGGATTCCACTAGGAACATCCATAGGGTTTTGGGTGATAAAGTAGATTCCAATGCCTTTTGATCGAATTAATTTTACAATAGTTTCGATTTGATCTAATAAAGCTTTACTGGCTTCCTTAAATATAAGATGTGCTTCGTCAATAAAAATAACGAGTTCCGGTCTTCCAGAATCTCCTTGTTCAGGCATTTGCTGGTATATTTCAGACATTAGGCTCAACATGAATGTAGAGAATAGTTTGGGTTTGTCTTGGATGTCGGTAAGTCTCATGATATTCACGTAGCCTTTTCCGTTTTCGTCAATACGCATTAAATCATCAATTTCGAATGATTTTTCTCCAAAAAACAATTCTGCCCCTTGTTGTTCTAGTTCGATTATTTTTCTTAAAATAGTTCCTGTGGTCGATGTAGATATTTTACCAT is from Flavobacterium sp. NG2 and encodes:
- a CDS encoding glycine zipper family protein; this translates as MKLLYITLLSLVIFSCKNQGEMSVEEAKQATVDSMKIAIEKQRVIDSMQIEMNKVKAEKEVIVVKQPTATTTVTERKKMSGAAKGALIGAGVGAVTGAAISDKKGEGAIIGGLAGAGVGAGTGAIIDESKKK
- a CDS encoding NAD(P)/FAD-dependent oxidoreductase, with the protein product MQTPKKIAIVGSGLVGSLLAIYLRKAGHIIHVYDRSPDIRQIEFSGRSINLAMSNRGWKALDGVGVGDAVREIALPMDKRAIHLVDKLNFQNYGQEGEAIYSISRGILNRKMIDLAEEAGAEFFFEQKIWDVTLKEATLHVGETERGIWDELKYDVVFGADGAFSRIRHRMQRQSMFNYSQEFLNLGYKELNIPANPDGSHKLDSTSFHIWPRGDYMLIALPNLDGSFTCTLFMPFEGENSFDLLKDKKDVAEFFAKNFPDSIEVIPKLTEDFFKNPTSTLVTMKCFPWTYGDKVALIGDACHAIVPFYGQGMNAGFEDITVLYEIIEKYGDDWEMIFSEYQNIRKPDADAIAELSYRNFIEMGTKTADEKFLLQKKIEKRFSDKYPEKWVPLYSRVTFSDRPYTEALAIGDRQDEIMKKILEMKDIEKLWDSELVENKILELMEEL
- a CDS encoding helicase HerA-like domain-containing protein; amino-acid sequence: MNRKDSFSKHINDGYSSKGDSITIGGGILDNEPILDTHVKIPLKTLNRHGLIAGATGTGKTKTIQVLSEQLSLAGIPVLMMDIKGDFSGIAKEGEEKSFITERHTKINLPYTIAKFPVELLTLSEQNGVRLRATVSEFGPVLFSRILDLNDTQSGVVSIIFKYCDDNKMPLLDLKDIKKVINYITEEGKEEITESYGKISTSTTGTILRKIIELEQQGAELFFGEKSFEIDDLMRIDENGKGYVNIMRLTDIQDKPKLFSTFMLSLMSEIYQQMPEQGDSGRPELVIFIDEAHLIFKEASKALLDQIETIVKLIRSKGIGIYFITQNPMDVPSGILAQLGLKIQHALRAFTANDRKAIKQTADNYPSSEFYDTSEVLTSLGIGEALVTALNEKGIPTPLVATMLRAPMSRMDILTESEIQEINNQSKLVRKYSELIDRESAYELLNKKITAIEKEAEQQAQKEAETKVVKRKTSAGPSTTEVVGKSVLKVLTSATFIRGFFGVLSKVMKK